A genomic segment from bacterium encodes:
- a CDS encoding NosD domain-containing protein yields the protein MKNKRWILLFYIFMYFVCCGHSFWPLQKRNKNEAKSLFNPRPGSSQKKDISRPVKRIFREEDIVISQDTIWSGKLEIEQVVLVKKGAELTISPGTELFFSGPKIESDDVHAIHGGGIKVEGRIHAEGTVDKPIIFSGKNEVPGGWGNIFLTYSQDNVFTYCIFEYANFAIHAHFSSLNISNSLFANNNEGCRLGFSQAVIKNSIFRLNEARGINFRAGRHEIINNSIVANRVGIFIYENGNQSKIFSNNIFNNAEYNLQLGDFHKENVTMSNNYWGKVPDYDKLIHDKNDDENIGKVEIIPLIEEEIHWENEEKVKILR from the coding sequence ATGAAAAATAAAAGATGGATATTGTTGTTTTATATTTTTATGTATTTTGTTTGTTGCGGGCATTCTTTCTGGCCTCTCCAAAAAAGAAATAAAAACGAGGCAAAATCACTATTTAATCCCCGTCCAGGCAGTTCTCAAAAAAAAGACATCTCCCGCCCAGTTAAAAGAATTTTCAGGGAAGAGGACATCGTTATTTCACAGGATACAATATGGTCGGGTAAACTTGAAATCGAACAGGTGGTTTTGGTTAAAAAGGGCGCAGAACTGACAATCAGTCCGGGAACGGAGTTGTTTTTTTCCGGGCCGAAAATCGAAAGTGATGATGTTCACGCCATCCATGGAGGCGGCATAAAAGTTGAGGGCCGGATTCATGCAGAAGGCACAGTTGACAAACCTATTATTTTTAGCGGAAAGAATGAGGTCCCCGGCGGGTGGGGTAATATCTTTTTGACTTACAGCCAGGATAACGTTTTTACGTATTGTATTTTTGAATACGCGAATTTTGCCATTCATGCGCATTTTTCTTCGTTAAATATTTCAAATTCATTGTTTGCAAATAATAATGAGGGATGCCGGCTGGGTTTTTCACAGGCGGTCATTAAAAACAGTATTTTCCGCCTAAATGAGGCCCGCGGCATAAATTTTCGCGCGGGCAGGCATGAAATTATAAACAACAGCATAGTGGCCAACAGGGTTGGGATTTTTATATATGAAAACGGAAATCAATCGAAGATTTTTTCCAATAATATTTTTAATAATGCCGAATATAATTTGCAGTTAGGCGATTTTCACAAGGAAAATGTCACTATGTCAAATAATTATTGGGGAAAGGTACCGGATTACGATAAACTTATTCATGATAAAAATGATGACGAAAATATAGGAAAAGTTGAAATAATACCTTTAATCGAAGAGGAAATCCACTGGGAGAATGAAGAAAAGGTAAAAATATTGAGATAA
- a CDS encoding DUF5615 family PIN-like protein has translation MRFLIDEDLPRSIGDLLRNYGHEAVDVRDIGLRGAKDLKIAAYAKREKLCLITGDFDFSDIRNYPPSQYTGLIVLSIPKDATARFINNLLEGFLIQDRLVSQLYGRLAIVEPGRIRIRKK, from the coding sequence ATGCGGTTTCTAATAGATGAAGATCTCCCGCGTTCTATTGGCGATTTATTGCGAAATTATGGGCATGAGGCTGTTGATGTGCGTGACATTGGATTACGGGGGGCAAAGGATTTAAAAATCGCTGCTTATGCTAAAAGAGAGAAACTATGCTTAATTACAGGGGATTTTGATTTTTCAGATATTCGTAATTATCCACCTTCACAATATACCGGCCTTATTGTTTTAAGTATTCCAAAAGATGCAACTGCGCGTTTTATCAATAATTTGCTTGAAGGGTTTTTAATCCAAGATAGATTAGTTTCACAATTGTATGGCAGGTTGGCAATTGTTGAACCAGGGCGTATCAGAATCCGGAAGAAATAA
- a CDS encoding DUF433 domain-containing protein: MNKRIIIDPDIQHGKPVIKGTRVPIARIIGGFAGGMSEKEIMQEYEVSREDIRAALTYAGELIEEEEFHPIFVSKEKHAVSNR; this comes from the coding sequence ATGAATAAACGAATTATAATAGACCCGGATATCCAACATGGTAAACCCGTTATTAAAGGGACAAGGGTCCCAATTGCGAGAATTATCGGTGGTTTTGCGGGCGGTATGTCAGAAAAAGAAATAATGCAGGAGTATGAAGTAAGCAGAGAAGATATTAGGGCGGCTTTAACTTACGCAGGAGAACTTATCGAGGAAGAGGAATTTCACCCTATTTTTGTTTCAAAGGAAAAACATGCGGTTTCTAATAGATGA